The following are encoded together in the Kribbella sp. CA-293567 genome:
- a CDS encoding peptide MFS transporter: protein MATDTSEQRGRTFFGQPPVLANLFGVELWERFSFYGMQGILLIYLYYSAAEGGLGIDEGTATSIVGAYGGLVYLSTIAGGWLADRLLGAERTLFYSAVVVMCGHIGLALIPGMAGVAVGLVLIGFGSGGVKATATSLVGTLYAADDERRDAGFSLFYLGINLGALAGPLLTGLLQKNVGFHYGFGLAAVGMAVGLVQYSFGRRRLSDAAREVPDPIPAAGLRRVAFGVAAAVVIVVVVLATGLLPAARYATAVVVLSLIAAVSYFVVILRSRRVTPAERRRVLAFIPLFVASAAFWSLYQQQFTVVTIYSDQRLDRTVFGWEMPVSFVQSINPIMIIVLSGLFAALWTKLGSRQPSTPVKFSLGLAVMGVAFLLFLPMAGGGPNSAPLIGLAGVLLVFTIAELLLSPVGLSLATKLAPEAFRTQMVALFFLSIALGTAMSGVLAKFYSADHETAYFGVIGAVALALAAMLALAVGPIRKLMSGVH, encoded by the coding sequence GTGGCCACGGACACGAGCGAACAGCGCGGTCGTACCTTCTTCGGGCAACCGCCGGTGCTGGCCAACCTGTTCGGCGTCGAGCTGTGGGAGCGGTTCTCGTTCTACGGCATGCAGGGCATCCTGCTGATCTACCTCTACTACTCCGCGGCCGAAGGCGGCCTGGGAATCGACGAGGGGACCGCCACCAGCATCGTCGGCGCGTACGGCGGTCTGGTCTACCTCTCGACGATCGCCGGTGGCTGGCTGGCCGACCGGCTGCTCGGCGCGGAGCGAACGCTCTTCTACAGCGCTGTCGTGGTGATGTGCGGCCACATCGGGCTGGCGCTGATCCCCGGGATGGCCGGGGTGGCGGTCGGCCTGGTCCTGATCGGCTTCGGCAGCGGCGGTGTGAAGGCTACCGCCACCTCCCTGGTCGGCACCCTGTACGCCGCCGACGACGAGCGTCGCGACGCCGGCTTCTCGCTCTTCTATCTCGGCATCAACCTCGGCGCACTGGCCGGTCCGCTGCTCACCGGGCTGCTGCAGAAGAACGTCGGCTTCCACTACGGGTTCGGACTGGCGGCCGTGGGCATGGCGGTCGGTCTGGTGCAGTACAGCTTCGGGCGCCGGCGACTCAGCGATGCCGCCCGCGAAGTACCGGATCCCATCCCGGCCGCCGGCTTGCGCCGCGTCGCCTTCGGGGTGGCCGCCGCCGTTGTGATCGTCGTCGTGGTCCTGGCGACCGGGCTGCTCCCGGCGGCCCGCTACGCGACCGCGGTCGTGGTGCTGAGCCTGATCGCGGCGGTCAGCTACTTCGTGGTCATCCTGCGGAGCCGCCGCGTGACGCCGGCCGAACGGCGGCGGGTGCTCGCGTTCATCCCGTTGTTCGTCGCGAGCGCGGCCTTCTGGTCGCTCTACCAGCAGCAGTTCACGGTGGTGACCATCTACTCCGACCAGCGGCTGGACCGGACCGTGTTCGGCTGGGAGATGCCGGTCTCGTTCGTGCAGTCGATCAATCCGATCATGATCATCGTGCTGTCCGGCCTGTTCGCGGCGCTGTGGACCAAACTCGGCTCCCGGCAGCCGTCCACCCCGGTCAAGTTCAGTCTCGGCCTGGCCGTCATGGGGGTCGCGTTCCTGCTGTTCCTTCCGATGGCCGGCGGAGGCCCGAACAGCGCCCCGCTGATCGGCCTGGCCGGCGTCCTGCTGGTCTTCACCATCGCCGAACTGCTGCTGTCACCCGTCGGGCTGTCCCTGGCGACCAAGCTCGCTCCCGAGGCGTTCCGGACCCAGATGGTCGCGCTGTTCTTCCTCTCGATCGCCCTCGGTACGGCGATGTCGGGGGTCCTCGCCAAGTTCTACAGCGCCGACCACGAGACGGCGTACTTCGGCGTCATCGGGGCCGTGGCCCTGGCCCTCGCCGCGATGCTGGCTCTCGCCGTCGGGCCGATCCGCAAACTGATGAGCGGAGTTCACTGA
- a CDS encoding alpha/beta fold hydrolase has protein sequence MAAGRLHYWTSGSRGPWMLLTHATALDHHSFDELTPLLVEAGWRTVAWDLPGHGQSPPANGRTTMATLVDDAVAVMDDAAGAEPVTLLGHSLGGYLSQHVAFRRPDRIAALIAIGCTSATLLPARYQLRALRASAALIAALPAWVRRRHTAVQASHHPEVRRYVRRTSARVGTRSVLSVWTALTHGFADEPERRLQAPLLIMHGTDDRTGIISSEAPRWARHHHGSKYVVVPCARHNAHQDNPTAVAAAVQAFTAQ, from the coding sequence GTGGCCGCCGGCCGGCTGCACTACTGGACGAGCGGATCGCGCGGCCCGTGGATGCTGCTGACCCACGCCACCGCCCTCGACCACCACAGCTTCGACGAGCTGACTCCCCTGCTCGTCGAAGCCGGGTGGCGGACGGTGGCGTGGGATCTGCCAGGTCACGGCCAGTCCCCGCCGGCGAACGGCAGGACGACCATGGCCACCCTGGTCGACGACGCCGTCGCGGTGATGGACGACGCCGCGGGAGCTGAGCCGGTCACCCTGCTGGGGCATTCGCTCGGCGGCTATCTCAGTCAGCACGTCGCGTTCCGGCGACCCGACCGGATCGCCGCCCTGATCGCGATCGGATGCACCAGCGCGACACTCCTGCCGGCCCGCTACCAGCTACGTGCGTTGCGAGCCTCGGCCGCGCTGATCGCGGCGCTACCGGCCTGGGTGCGCCGGCGTCACACCGCCGTCCAGGCAAGTCACCACCCCGAAGTACGCCGGTACGTACGCCGTACGAGCGCACGCGTCGGCACCCGATCCGTCCTGTCGGTCTGGACCGCGCTGACCCACGGTTTCGCGGACGAACCGGAGCGGCGGTTGCAGGCGCCCTTGCTGATCATGCACGGTACGGACGATCGCACCGGCATCATCTCGTCGGAGGCGCCGCGCTGGGCCCGTCATCACCACGGCAGCAAGTATGTGGTCGTTCCGTGCGCCAGGCACAACGCTCATCAGGACAACCCCACCGCGGTGGCCGCCGCCGTGCAGGCGTTCACCGCTCAGTGA
- a CDS encoding DUF4383 domain-containing protein → MSQTSSARRMTATRVQLAATVVAVTFLAVGILGFVPGITTDYDTMMFGGHHSEAMLLGIFQVSILHNLVHLLFGVAGLALARTAAGARNYLIGGGVVYLVLWIYGLVIDQSSAANFVPLNTADNWLHLGLAAGMIGLGVALAPRRSRP, encoded by the coding sequence ATGTCCCAGACCAGCTCGGCCCGTCGCATGACCGCGACCCGGGTCCAACTCGCCGCGACCGTCGTCGCGGTCACCTTCCTCGCGGTCGGCATCCTCGGCTTCGTGCCCGGTATCACCACCGACTACGACACCATGATGTTCGGTGGTCACCACTCCGAGGCCATGCTGCTCGGCATCTTCCAGGTCTCGATCCTGCACAACCTCGTGCACCTGCTGTTCGGGGTCGCCGGGCTGGCGCTGGCCCGTACGGCAGCCGGCGCCCGCAACTACCTGATCGGTGGTGGCGTCGTCTACCTGGTGCTGTGGATCTACGGCCTCGTCATCGACCAGTCCAGCGCCGCGAACTTCGTGCCGCTCAACACCGCTGACAACTGGCTGCACCTCGGCCTCGCTGCCGGGATGATCGGACTCGGCGTCGCCTTGGCGCCGCGCAGGTCCCGGCCCTGA
- a CDS encoding GAF and ANTAR domain-containing protein — translation MTADTSDDLTAVMTAAAAALQAPLDLGKTLEQLLASAVDTVPGIDQASLSVTTRDGLIETLAPTDERVVRADQLQYELREGPCLQAALSEPVVEALDLASDHRWPQYGPQAAALGFGAQIAFQFRAEPHARGALNLYADRAHSLDGDTRALGALFAGLVAVAMGWARQEDTMNQALATRNVIGQAVGIVMERYTIDPDRAFAFLVRTSQDSNTKLKTVADGIVADVIEKATRRSS, via the coding sequence ATGACCGCGGATACTTCCGACGACCTGACCGCGGTGATGACCGCGGCGGCCGCCGCCCTACAGGCGCCCCTCGACCTGGGCAAGACGCTGGAGCAACTGCTGGCCAGCGCGGTCGACACGGTGCCGGGGATCGACCAGGCGAGCCTGTCGGTCACCACTCGTGACGGTCTGATCGAAACCCTGGCTCCGACCGACGAGCGGGTGGTGCGCGCGGATCAACTGCAGTACGAGTTGCGTGAGGGGCCCTGCCTGCAGGCGGCGCTGTCCGAGCCGGTGGTCGAGGCCCTCGACCTGGCCTCCGATCACCGCTGGCCGCAGTACGGGCCGCAGGCCGCGGCGCTGGGCTTCGGCGCGCAGATCGCCTTCCAGTTCCGGGCCGAGCCGCATGCCCGCGGCGCACTGAACCTGTACGCCGATCGCGCGCACAGCCTGGACGGCGACACCCGCGCCCTGGGTGCGTTGTTCGCCGGGCTGGTCGCGGTCGCGATGGGGTGGGCCCGGCAGGAGGACACCATGAACCAGGCCCTGGCCACCCGCAACGTGATCGGCCAGGCGGTCGGCATCGTGATGGAGCGCTACACGATCGACCCCGACCGCGCCTTCGCCTTCCTGGTCCGGACCTCACAGGACAGCAACACCAAGCTC